GCCTGGAGGCCATCGGCCGGTCCTCGTCCAGCCTGGTGCTCTTCCTGGAACACGTCCCGCGGACCCTCGGCGACTGGCTGCACGACCACCGGACCCTCGCGTCCGAGGGCGGGAAGGACTCGCCGTACCGGTGGGTGGAGGAGGCCCTGACGCGCGGGGCCGACTTCATGAGCTCGCACGGACTCGTGCACTTCGACGCCCACTTCGCGAATGTCCTGACCGACGGCCGACGGCTGTACTTCGCCGATTTCGGACTCGCCCTGAGCTCCGACTTCGAACTCTCGCCGACCGAGGCGCAGTTCCTCTCGACCCACCTCGGCTACGACCGCTGCCACACCATGCGCCATCTGCTCCACCACCATCTGCCCGAGGGGCTGTTCGGGGGCCTGGACCACGAGGCGTTCCTGCGCGAATGGATCGCCGGCCACCGGCCCGACGACATCCCGACCGAGATCGCCGCGATCATCGACCGGCACGCCCGAACCACCCTGCTCATGGGTGAATTCGCCCGCCGCCTGCTCACCGAGAGCAAGCAGACACCGTTCCCGGCCGCCGAGCTCGAGCGCGCCTCCTCCAGAAGCTGCCCGTTGGTGTTGGGGCCGGTGCGCAGGAAGGCGAAGTCGACGTCGTCGTCGGGAGTGGCGGCACGGTAGCGGGCGTCGATCCAGACCTATTCCTTCTCGCTCCGGTGCGGTAGCCCGGCGGGCGGGCGGGCGGGTTCTTTATCGCCACACACGTGGAGGATGCAACCCACTTCGCCGTCAGAAATGGCGCGGGAGGCGTGATAAAGGTGTCGATCTCCGCCAACGCGATGACCCGTCTCCGCGAGGCCGGTGCGGTCAGCCGCACCATTCCCGGCGGTCCGAAATCCCCTACCTTCGAAGGGGAATAGTTTCACATCCCGACCTCGACCTTCGACCTTTTCAATCAACTCAGATCCGATGGAGACATCGTTGTTTCACCCTGAAGACATCGCCTCCGTCGGACTCCATGAATACGTACGGAGGAACCAGCACCGGTACTTCCGTAGCGGGGTCTACAACGCCGTGGAAGCAGCGACGTTGATCGCCGCGGAGGCAGTGCTGTGCGGCGCGTCCGACGTCCGTATCACGAATAGCGACGGCTGGCTCAGCGTCTCTGCGGACCTCGATTGGCTCGCCGAGTTCGGAGAAGCCGTTTTCAGTCAGATGGTGCCGTTTCCGCCGGGAGGCCCCAACGGCATCACAGCTGAAATCTTTCCGGTGATCTTCGCCCGCACAGTTGTGACGGCGACATCCGGGGACGCAACAGTGGTCAAGGGTGACTCGTACGGCCCGCTCATCGGTGAACGCGCCGACTGGGCTCGCTCGGTGGCTTTCGAAGTAGCCCCCGAGTAACGTCCCGCTGAAGCCCCGTCAGAGCATCACGACGGGGCTTCAGCGCCTGCGGCGACTCGACACTACCGGCGAGATGGTTTCTGCACCGCCGGCGTCGGCCGGGACCTCATCAGCGGCTGGATGCGCTTCCCGAAATTCTCGATTCCTTCGAGGAAGTCGTCGAAGACCAGCATGATCCCCTTGGTACCGGACACCTCGGCGATCTCGTCCAGCATCCTGGCGACGGTCTCGAACGAGCCGACGAGCGTACCCATGTTGAAGTTCACGGCGCCCTCGGGCAGCGAAATGGTCCGGGCGGTGGCCGACTCGTCGTCCGTCGAGTCGGCGGCCGTCTCCCCCGCCATGTACGCCAGCGCCGCGAGGTCGGCGTTGTCGTGATAGTCCCGCCACTTCGCGCGGGCCGCCTCATCGGTCTCGTCCGCGATAACCATGAACAGTGACATCACGCCGACGTCGCGGCCGGTAGCCCGCGCCTCACGCATGAGCGCGGCGGTGGTGTCCGAGAGTTCGAGGGGGGTGTTGACGCCGCTGCCCAGGACGAAGTTGTAGTCGGCGTGCTCGGCGGCGAACCGCATGCCGAGGCTGCTCTGTCCGGCTGCGACGATGTCGATGTGGCCGTTCGCCGGCCGTGGCGACAGTACGCAGTCGGTCATCTCATAGAACTCGCCCTTGAAGTCGCTGACGCCCTCGCTCCACAGCTCCTTCAGCACGGTGACGTATTCACCGGCCCGGTCGTAGCGGTTGCTGAAATGCTCGTCCCCGGGCCACATGCCCATCTGCGCGTACTCGCCGGGCGCCCAGCCGGTGACAATATTGACCCCGAACCGCCCGGGGGCGATGGAGTCGACGGTGGCCGCCATCCGCGCGACGATCGCCGGCGGCAGGGCGAGAATGGGCGTCGAGGCGTACAGCTTGATCCGCTCGGTCACGGCCGCCAGGCCGGCCATCAGCGTGAACGACTCAAGACAGTGATCCCAGAACTCCGTGTCACCACCGAAGCCCTTGAGCTTGATCATCGACAGGGCGAAGTCGAGGCCGTGCTCCTCGGCCTTCTGCACCACCGCCTTGTTGAGTTCGAAGGTCGGCATGTACTGCGGAGAGCTCTTCGATATGAGCCAGCCGTTGTTGCCGATGGGGATGAAAACACCGATGTCCATACTGCTCCTCCACGGGTTCGGGGAATCGCGCAGGCCATTCCTCCCGCGCTCGGAAAGGCGCTCGTTCCTGCGGCACCACGTCATGCGGAGGCCCGTCAACTACGCATACGGCTAGGGCGCGTTGTGCCCGTCAGCGTTATCCGATCGGGCAGGAAGCCCCTTCGTCAATGTCGCGCCGTGCGCCGATGATCATCATAGGGGCGGATCTGACTGGTGATCAGCAGGGGGTGACTCGCAGCCGCCGGGCTCGTCGACGGCTTCCGGGTCACCACCCACTGGTCCCGTGCGGGGCAGCTCGCCCGGCAGCACCCGGAACTGCAGGTGGACCGCGACCCGATCTTCATCAGGGACGGGCGGGTGTGGACCTCGGCCGGAGTGACCGCCGGAATGGACCTCGCGCTCGCGCTGGTGGAGGACGACCTGGGCCGGGACATCACTCATGCCGTGCCCGGTCGGCCCGGCGGTGCCGACGCTTCGTATGCTCGCGGTGCGGGGAACCGGAAGCTGACCACCTTCGGAGGCGAACGAGCATGTCGGAACAGCGTGTTGTCCTGGTGACGGGCGGGGGAACGGGCATCGGGGCCGCCACCGCCCGGCTGCTGCGCACCGCCGGGCACCAAGTCGTGATCTCCGGGCGGCGGCCCGAGCCACTGCGTCGGGTGGCCGAGGAGACCGGAGCGCTGGCCCACCCTTCCGACGCCGCCGACCCCGAGGCCGTGCGCGAGCTCGTCGAGACGACGGTGACGGCCTACGGGAGACTCGACGGTGTGGTGCTCAACGCCGGCATCGGGCGGGGCGGCGCGGTCGGCGACACCGAGGTCGAGGACTGGGAAGCGCTGATACGCACCAACCTCACCGGCCCGTTCCTGCTGCTGCGTGCCGCGCTGCCGCATCTGCTGGCAGCCCGCGGCGCGGTCGTCGCGGTCGCCTCGGTCGGCGCGCTCCGCAACAGCCCCGGCAACGCCGCCTATGCGACGTCCAAGGCGGGTTTGCTCCACCTCTGCCGCTCCCTCGCCGTCGACTACGGGCCGCAGGGGCTGCGGTCCAACGCGGTGTGCCCGGGCTGGGTGCGTACGGAGATGGCCGACCAGCGGATGGCGCGATTCGCGGCGGAGGCGGGGCTGGCGGGCGGTGTCGAGGCGGCGTACGAGGAGGCGAACCGGTTGACTCCCGCCGGACGGCCGGGTGATCCGCAGGAGGTCGCCGAGGCGATCGACTGGCTGCTGTCGCCCGCCGCGTCCTACGTCAACGGGGCCGTCCTCACCGTCGACGGCGGGGGGACCACGCTCGGCGTCGGCGGTGCCGCCTTCGACTACCGGATCGAGGCGCGCACCCCGCACCTGTAACGGACTCCCGGACAGGTCCGTTCCACAGGCCCCGGGGCGGAGCCAGGAAACGTGGCGGAGCCAGGAAATCTGGCGGGGCCGGGGAACCTGGCGGGGCCAGGGCTACAGAAGGAAGCCTGGCTTGGTCGGCTGGTCATCAGCGCATGCAAAGGCGGGGCGAAGCGTCCTAGCCTCCGGGCCGAGACACCCTGCCGGCGGTGGCGACCAGGGTACGCAGCACGGTCGCGCCGAAGAGCACCACCGAGGAGACCGGTCGGCCCACCCATCGCGTCAGGTCGCCTTGCAGGTCGGGATCCACCTCGACGGTCACCCGGAGGTACCTGCTCTGCAACGTGGTGACCTTGGTGGCCCTGGGTCCGGAGACGTCATCCTGCTCGCGTCGCAATGCGGCGCGGTAGCTTTCCCTGCGCTGGCTCATGCCTCTTCCTGACGCTTGATCAGTTCTTCCGCGAAGTCCATGTACGCCGAACCCTTGGCCTGGACCGAGTTCCCGAAAGATTGGGCGTAGAGGTCGAGCCGCGCGATCTGGGTGCCCAGAACCACGAAACCCCGCTCGGTCAGTGCCTCGCGAGCGTCGGCATCGGGCCCGGTGCGCGTGGCATCAGGACGGTTGGTGCGATTGAGCAGGACCGCCGTGCGGGCAGGCTCGGCACGCAGGGACTGCACGTCCGCCATCTCGCCGCGAATGGGTGCCATCCGGTCCAGTTCGATGGGGGCGGGGGTCACGGGCACGATCCACTCACCGGCGTACCTCATGATGCTGCGGGCAATGCGGGGATGGTCCTCCAGCTGGGGCGCATCGAGCACGACGGCCTGCCGATTGCCGAGGAAGTCGTTCACGCGGCGATGGACGTCCCCCACCGGCAGGGCGACCACCGGAAACGGAAAGCCACCGGCCAGCTCGCTCCAGCGCAGCGCGGAAGCGGCTGGGTCACCGTCGACCAGCAGGGGCGACAGTCCCAACTCATGAAGCGCATGGGCCAACCACACCGCACTCGTCGTCTTTCCGACGCCGGGCTTGAGGTTCACAAACGCACAGCTCAACGGCACGAGAGCTGACACTAACGGGCGCGATCGTCCAGCTTCGGTCGGCACGAGGGCATGGCTTCGTGGTTCACCCGCACGCCGGGGAGAAAGGGCGGGCACCCGGTCTGCGCGGGTACGACTGCCGGCCGGCGTTCGTACGTCGCATGCGTCGGCGTGGCGTCGTACGTCCCTGAGAGCGCAGGCCCTGCCCCCGTCGTGCGCCTCGCTGAGGAATCCGATGCGTCGTCGCCCAGCGCGAGCGGCGGCAGGATGGTTGTGCGGGGAGCGGAGCCGGGCGCTGCCCGGTGGCGACCGCTCCGCTTTCCCGCGCTCCCGCGCGCCGGGCAAGACGGCAGCCACGTACGCACAGGCCCAAAGGTTTCTTCTGAGCGGAGCTCGAACTTCGGTCCTGGCGCTTGCCTATTAAGTGGCGCGAATCTATCGATCCATTTCGATCACGGGTCGCACGGTACTTCATACAATCCGATTTGTTGTTCTTCGGTTGCGTGGGCCCGACGGGCTGCAACTAGCTTCGGTGGTGCGCCGCCCCTCCTGTTCCGGGTTTCCGATGAACCCGGACGCAGCTGTTCATGAGCCGGATGGCCGGCTCGTGGCCTGGCTGGGGAGGGCGGCGGAATCCGCACCGAAGGAGACGGCAATGAAGAAGGCTTACGAAGCGCCGACGCTCGTCCGACTGGGTTCGTTCCGGAAGAAGACCGGGCTCCTGAACAGCTCCGGAAACGACCGGCTGATCCTGAGCAAGAACTGACGGTCGACGGCTCGCTGATCCGAAGCCATGACTGAAACGCACCCAGGTGCGGGCACGGGCTCCGGCGACGCGCACTTCGCGGTCTTTCCCGACCGTGCGGACGCGGCCGCCGTGGCCCGCTGCTTCGCCCGTCCGGAATCACGCACCCTGACGTATGCCTCCGGCCGTCCCTGGCTGGTGGGCCACTGGCACGACGAGGACATCGTGACCGCTCGCGTCGGCACGGACGCCCTCGCCCTCGTCGGCTGCTGTCCGGTCGACGCCTCCGAACTGGAGCGCCGGATCGACCGGTTGAGGGATCTCTCCGAACTCGACGCCTGGGCACGCGGCCTGCCCGGCAGCTTCCATCTTGTGGCCGCATGTGACGGGCGGATCCGGGTGCAGGGCACCGCGTCCGGTCTGCGGCTGGTGTTCCACGCGCTCGTCAACGGTGTGCGGGTGGCGGCCACCAGCGCCGATGTGCTCGCCGACGCGCTCGGAGCCGAACCGGACGAGGAACAAGTGGCGGTCAGGCTGCTGTGGCCGGTTCCCCACCCCTTGCTCGAAGCACCGCTGTGGCGGGAGGTCACCTCCGTGCCCCCGCAGGACGCGCTGATCGTCTCGGCGGACGGCCGGTCCGTACGGCACTCGCGCTGGTGGACGCCGCCGGAGCCGACCCGGTCGCTCGCCGACGGAGCCCCGCGCGTCCGGGCCGCGCTCACCGAGGCCGTCGATGCCCGTACGCGGCAGGGCGGCGTGGTCAGTTGCGATCTCTCCGGCGGCCTGGACTCCACGTCCATCACGTTTCTGGCCGCTCGCTCGCCCGCCAAGGTGGTGGCCAGTACCTGGCCGGGGCGCGATCCCGCGGACACCGACCTGTACTGGGCCACGCAGGCCGCCGGGTGCCTCCCGCAGGTCGAGCACGTGGTGTGGAACGCCGACGATTCACCCCTGGTCTACAACGATCTCCTCGGCATCGACGACCTGCTGGACGAGCCGACCATCGGCGTCATGGACCGCTCACGGGTCCTGCATCACCTGCCGGGCCTGGCCCAGCGAGGCAGCCGGCTGCATCTGACCGGTATCGGGGGTGACCACGTGGCGTGGTGCTCCGAGGCGTATTACCACCGCCTGCTGCGCAGGCGCCCGTTGTTCGCCGTGCGGCAGCTTCGTGGGTTCCGGGCACTGTGGCAATGGCCGCTCGGTGGCATGGCCCGGGCGCTGGCCGACTCCCGGCCGTACGGGACCTGGCTGGCGGACGCCCGCCACGGCCTGCGCGGTCCGCTGCCCACGTCCGT
The sequence above is a segment of the Streptomyces lydicus genome. Coding sequences within it:
- a CDS encoding keywimysin-related RiPP translates to MKKAYEAPTLVRLGSFRKKTGLLNSSGNDRLILSKN
- a CDS encoding ParA family protein; amino-acid sequence: MNLKPGVGKTTSAVWLAHALHELGLSPLLVDGDPAASALRWSELAGGFPFPVVALPVGDVHRRVNDFLGNRQAVVLDAPQLEDHPRIARSIMRYAGEWIVPVTPAPIELDRMAPIRGEMADVQSLRAEPARTAVLLNRTNRPDATRTGPDADAREALTERGFVVLGTQIARLDLYAQSFGNSVQAKGSAYMDFAEELIKRQEEA
- a CDS encoding protein kinase family protein; this encodes MHQPARQHAARLTTYGAVATRLSLLSDRRLGEVVAAAAPLGSGVGGRSAELDVDGTRVFVKRVPLTDIELRPEHVRSTANLFGLPMFYQYGVGSAGFGAWRELAAHVMTTHWVLGNEYEGFPLMYHWRVLPDSPPEGFADQFGGIDGTVVHWEGSAAVRERLEAIGRSSSSLVLFLEHVPRTLGDWLHDHRTLASEGGKDSPYRWVEEALTRGADFMSSHGLVHFDAHFANVLTDGRRLYFADFGLALSSDFELSPTEAQFLSTHLGYDRCHTMRHLLHHHLPEGLFGGLDHEAFLREWIAGHRPDDIPTEIAAIIDRHARTTLLMGEFARRLLTESKQTPFPAAELERASSRSCPLVLGPVRRKAKSTSSSGVAAR
- a CDS encoding SDR family NAD(P)-dependent oxidoreductase, encoding MSEQRVVLVTGGGTGIGAATARLLRTAGHQVVISGRRPEPLRRVAEETGALAHPSDAADPEAVRELVETTVTAYGRLDGVVLNAGIGRGGAVGDTEVEDWEALIRTNLTGPFLLLRAALPHLLAARGAVVAVASVGALRNSPGNAAYATSKAGLLHLCRSLAVDYGPQGLRSNAVCPGWVRTEMADQRMARFAAEAGLAGGVEAAYEEANRLTPAGRPGDPQEVAEAIDWLLSPAASYVNGAVLTVDGGGTTLGVGGAAFDYRIEARTPHL
- a CDS encoding lasso peptide isopeptide bond-forming cyclase, which encodes MTETHPGAGTGSGDAHFAVFPDRADAAAVARCFARPESRTLTYASGRPWLVGHWHDEDIVTARVGTDALALVGCCPVDASELERRIDRLRDLSELDAWARGLPGSFHLVAACDGRIRVQGTASGLRLVFHALVNGVRVAATSADVLADALGAEPDEEQVAVRLLWPVPHPLLEAPLWREVTSVPPQDALIVSADGRSVRHSRWWTPPEPTRSLADGAPRVRAALTEAVDARTRQGGVVSCDLSGGLDSTSITFLAARSPAKVVASTWPGRDPADTDLYWATQAAGCLPQVEHVVWNADDSPLVYNDLLGIDDLLDEPTIGVMDRSRVLHHLPGLAQRGSRLHLTGIGGDHVAWCSEAYYHRLLRRRPLFAVRQLRGFRALWQWPLGGMARALADSRPYGTWLADARHGLRGPLPTSVSSGLGWGMAPRLFDWVTPEAERLAGQALRAAAATAVPLHPDRGLHTDLEQIRSCTRIIRQWDRMAARAGVPMASPFFDDRVIEACLAVRPSERVTPWRYKPLLTTAMRGIVPESCLGRTNKAAASMDASNGLREHRGDLLALWEDSRLERLGLVDGAALRRLAQRPATPELRDAILYSTIAGEVWLRSLARVTPDSARTAR
- the rutA gene encoding pyrimidine utilization protein A translates to MDIGVFIPIGNNGWLISKSSPQYMPTFELNKAVVQKAEEHGLDFALSMIKLKGFGGDTEFWDHCLESFTLMAGLAAVTERIKLYASTPILALPPAIVARMAATVDSIAPGRFGVNIVTGWAPGEYAQMGMWPGDEHFSNRYDRAGEYVTVLKELWSEGVSDFKGEFYEMTDCVLSPRPANGHIDIVAAGQSSLGMRFAAEHADYNFVLGSGVNTPLELSDTTAALMREARATGRDVGVMSLFMVIADETDEAARAKWRDYHDNADLAALAYMAGETAADSTDDESATARTISLPEGAVNFNMGTLVGSFETVARMLDEIAEVSGTKGIMLVFDDFLEGIENFGKRIQPLMRSRPTPAVQKPSRR